GACAGACCCTCCGGATGCCGGGCAATGGATTTCATTGTCCAGGTATCGAGATCGGTCCAGATGGCGGCAAGAACGTCAGGCGAGCAATATTCCGCTCCCGGCATGGGGGGTATGCCCAGGGTCAGACCGGCAAGGACCGAAGCATCCGGAGGCGGGAGCGGTTCAAGACGCTCTGAAGTCGGCTGGGACTGGGAGAGCAGCAAAAGGTAGCGCGTGCCGAAATCGCGCCAGAACATCCAGGAGAGCGGCCAGTCAGGAGCGGATTTCCCCCCGGCCAGAGCCATGATTCCCGCGGCTTGCGAATCCGCGAACGCCTGCGCTATTTTTTCGCCTGAGCCGATCATCCTCAGATGACCGGATGGAGTGAGGGTGAGGTTCACGGCATGTGTACGGGGCGATATCGAATACCGAGTGACAAAAGTCCGCCTATGTTCGCACGAAATCCATCAGCGGTTGATAATCAGATCGATCTGCCGCCCGCAGTGCATCGATATACCGCCTTCGACATTCCCCGGCATCGGTCAGATTCCCGCCGCCCCAGGAAAACCTCGGCTGTCCCAACCGCTGAACGAGCAACAGGTCGGTCATCGTCCGGGCATGGCGCCCGTTGCCGTTGGGAAACAGGTGAATCGCCACCAGGCGATGATGGAATCGGGCGGCGATCTCGTCCGGAGGATAGCCTCCCGATTCGATCCAGACTGTAACGTCCTCGCATAGCTTCTCCAGTTCGGTCTGGATCTTCCACCAGGGCCCGCCGATATTCTTGTCGCTCTTGCGGGACTGACCCGCCCATCGCCACACGGCGCCGAACATCCGCTTGTGAAGGCGACGGATGAATCCATCGCTGAGGAGGTCCTTTTGCTTACGCGCAAACGCCCACGCTTCCCCCACCATGATGTTGTCCTGCTCCCAACGGTCCAGTTCGGCTCGTGTCGCGATATGAACGAGCCGAAGCCCTTCGATCTCGTTCGGATCGAGCGGCGTCGCGCCGTCCGAATCATCGAAGTTC
Above is a window of Deltaproteobacteria bacterium CG2_30_66_27 DNA encoding:
- a CDS encoding cell filamentation protein Fic, whose amino-acid sequence is MNFDDSDGATPLDPNEIEGLRLVHIATRAELDRWEQDNIMVGEAWAFARKQKDLLSDGFIRRLHKRMFGAVWRWAGQSRKSDKNIGGPWWKIQTELEKLCEDVTVWIESGGYPPDEIAARFHHRLVAIHLFPNGNGRHARTMTDLLLVQRLGQPRFSWGGGNLTDAGECRRRYIDALRAADRSDYQPLMDFVRT